Part of the Opitutus sp. ER46 genome is shown below.
TGGATACGATCCTGAACAACTCGTTCGGGATGCTCGGGATAAATTCCACGTTGATTGTTAAGCGGTTTGTCGCCTAATCCTCGCCCTCGCTGACCATGACAAAAGACGAATGCAAGAAGGTGGTGCTGGACATCATCGCGGACATCGCGCCCGACGAAGATCTGAGCAATGTGAAGCCCGACGTGCGCCTGCGCGACCAGCTCCAGCTCGATAGCATGGACTTCTTGGATATCGTGATGGAGCTCCGGAAACGGTACGGCATCGAGGTGCCCGAGAAGGAGTACATCCAGCTCGCCTCGCTCGACAGCAGCGCCGAGTACCTGACCCCGAAGTTCAACGCGATCGCAGCGAAGAAATAAGGACCGCCGCGGGTTGCTCCCCGCCGACCACTTTGCCGCCGGACCCGCTCGGGTCCGGCTTTTTGCTGGCCGGTGAATTTGCTCGTCGTGCGCCGCGGGCCCCATTCGATCGCCGCAGGTCGCCCGCTCCAACACGCCATGAATTCCGCCTCCCAGTACGATGTCGTCATCATCGGCGCCGGCATGTCCGGACTGGCCGCGGGCATCCGCCTGGCGCACTTCGGCAAGAAGGTCTGTATTTTCGAACGCCACAACGCCGTCGGCGGACTGAACGGGTTTTACGCGATCGCCGGCCGGAAATTCGACGTCGGCCTGCACGCGATGACGAATTACGTCGCCCCCGGCGTGAAGGGAACGCCGCTGACCAAGCTGCTCCGGCAACTGCGCATCGATCGCGACGAGTTTGCCCTCTGCGAACAGAAGCGCTCGCGGGTCGCATTTGGACCCCAGGGCGAACTGTCACTCGAGTTTACCAACGATTTCAGCGTGTTGGAGGCGCAGCTGGCCGCGAAGTTTCCCCGGCAGATCGATGGATTTCGCGCGCTCGTCGCACGCCTGCGGAGCCTGGACGACACCGCGCTCGATGCGGAGCCGACGTCAGCCCGGGCGGAAGTGCGCCGCTTCATCACCGATCCGGTGCTCGAGGATATGTTGTTCTGCCCGCTTATGTACTACGGCAG
Proteins encoded:
- a CDS encoding phosphopantetheine-binding protein; translated protein: MTKDECKKVVLDIIADIAPDEDLSNVKPDVRLRDQLQLDSMDFLDIVMELRKRYGIEVPEKEYIQLASLDSSAEYLTPKFNAIAAKK